A genomic region of Nostoc sp. UHCC 0702 contains the following coding sequences:
- a CDS encoding methyltransferase — translation MMQYHMGINLGHERSVAIAKDGEIIVAIEQERLDRHKYSPGYMLHAPGVAAQMQIPAEGIRYCLDTCNITLSNLASITANMPGHDCAPDILRRVLPAEITDKVMRIPSHHLAHAYSAYWPSGFDEALIFVADATGSTTPAHYTESYTLYEGRGQTITTLHNEMVAAHLAQLSTLGFIYEYITRKAGFVTQVGEKIQHAEAGKLMGLAPFGKEQPNWHRWIQITEDSFSLKISAYDIFLEIAALEKYYDTGEGKPYLRPYLVDLAYKVQKELEKALLHVVNLAIKRTGLRKLCIAGGVGLNSVANYKLLRQLQLDDIFIFPAAGDSGVAAGCALWAYNTLGGGQKRVRLTQATLGRRYNYNQISQAVEHFQDSIKVEELTADEIIARSAKVLAKGSIVARFEGGAEYGPRALGHRSIMADPTFKRMKDIVNKRVKFREAFRPFAPVIPLEAVDQVFEQQVAAPFMLLVSPIKPEFHEQISAVTHVDGTGRVQTVTEQDNPYFYQLCYQLVAERQGPPVLLNTSFNVAGQPIVETPLEAIATFLGTDIDYLAIENFWISKRHVPIRSYEDHLAKVGEVVLPAGLPTEAPDVTPLMAKLDQALFFGNTVDCPWSSEELQALSAWGAQYKETSVLFPETPFYGYLQTKLSSDVILLLNPLGKSTLVDLKQQVPPASYSFAEVKLLLGVLNAPESWLEQMRVDLRLTQWEFRQKIEWANQQLRIYRLKPAYSYIQPLPQDSALPTVSNQTFAPFENENFSARRILGNLRQCLQQAGYNETNICQLLGVTSQQQIEPTYLHYYDRYLLPQSILGDLIRLFLLRGAFSQARLQEIFGEEVFSTLCSLGMLIGRGEHWASRVDVFVVAGLYVATDHRYMIMAEDEVDEDVVMYVGMDSMGLVYTAPQHPANRVLDLCCGSGIQSLVATRYSQVAMGVDINPRAIRFARFNAQLNGISNTHFYLGDLYEAVSGEFDTILANPPFVPSPSQQCRFRDGGVRGEEILIRIISESANYLTPDGRLFIVTDLVNIKEYESKLENWWQGGPADKLLLCTADRNDILFSVPHCHTAFNQTLEQYNIELDQWLQNFHTTGLRAVNFGYILICRVDATHTGSYYSRTIHNPTQPIHQQVQEYFQQRQLLAKVQVQDYFLALSGDLRFRMETNPTTGECEIELFSPNNPYFTTYPINQQMYHLLQNINQRQPKWTAYATTINQDWLCELIYKGILYFTPEVTNIKRDRRLTQPSCTEELKIEELETKTTPTCVSSYLR, via the coding sequence ATAATGCAATACCATATGGGAATTAATTTAGGACATGAGCGTTCAGTAGCGATCGCCAAGGATGGTGAAATTATAGTCGCGATCGAGCAAGAAAGACTTGATCGCCACAAATATAGCCCTGGCTACATGCTTCATGCTCCTGGTGTGGCTGCACAAATGCAGATTCCAGCTGAAGGCATACGTTACTGTTTGGATACCTGCAATATCACCCTCAGCAACCTAGCATCAATTACTGCCAACATGCCAGGCCACGATTGTGCCCCCGATATTCTCCGCCGAGTCCTACCTGCGGAAATTACGGATAAGGTGATGCGAATTCCCAGCCATCACTTAGCTCATGCCTACTCTGCTTACTGGCCTTCTGGGTTTGATGAAGCGCTGATCTTCGTAGCAGATGCTACAGGCAGTACTACACCCGCTCATTACACCGAATCCTATACCCTCTACGAAGGACGGGGACAGACAATTACCACGCTGCATAATGAAATGGTTGCAGCTCATTTGGCTCAACTCTCTACCCTCGGCTTTATTTATGAGTACATTACACGCAAAGCTGGATTTGTTACCCAAGTAGGTGAAAAGATTCAGCACGCAGAAGCAGGTAAACTCATGGGTTTAGCGCCCTTTGGTAAAGAACAGCCTAACTGGCATCGTTGGATTCAGATCACAGAAGATTCTTTTAGCCTAAAAATTTCTGCCTATGATATCTTTTTAGAAATCGCCGCACTAGAAAAGTACTATGACACAGGGGAAGGCAAACCCTATTTACGCCCTTATTTAGTTGACCTCGCTTATAAAGTGCAGAAAGAGCTAGAAAAAGCTTTGCTGCATGTTGTTAACTTAGCAATCAAACGAACTGGATTGCGAAAGTTATGTATTGCTGGTGGTGTAGGTTTGAACTCCGTTGCCAACTACAAACTTTTGCGGCAACTGCAACTGGATGATATCTTTATCTTTCCGGCCGCAGGTGATAGTGGCGTTGCAGCTGGTTGTGCTTTGTGGGCATACAATACTCTAGGCGGTGGACAGAAGCGAGTTCGCCTAACGCAAGCCACCCTTGGCCGCCGCTACAACTACAATCAAATCTCCCAAGCGGTTGAACACTTTCAAGACTCCATCAAGGTTGAAGAGTTGACAGCAGATGAGATAATTGCTCGTAGTGCTAAAGTCTTAGCAAAAGGCAGTATTGTTGCTCGCTTTGAAGGTGGTGCGGAGTATGGGCCGCGGGCATTAGGACATCGGTCTATCATGGCTGACCCTACCTTTAAACGGATGAAAGATATTGTTAATAAAAGGGTCAAGTTCCGCGAAGCATTTCGTCCCTTTGCGCCAGTCATTCCCCTAGAAGCCGTTGATCAGGTATTTGAGCAACAGGTGGCTGCACCTTTCATGCTGCTGGTATCGCCGATTAAGCCAGAATTCCACGAACAGATCTCAGCAGTTACCCATGTAGATGGTACAGGGCGGGTGCAAACGGTGACTGAGCAAGATAATCCCTACTTTTATCAATTGTGCTACCAATTAGTAGCAGAAAGACAAGGGCCGCCTGTATTGCTGAATACCAGCTTTAATGTAGCCGGACAACCGATTGTAGAAACTCCCTTAGAAGCGATCGCAACTTTCTTGGGTACAGATATTGATTATTTAGCGATCGAGAACTTTTGGATCTCCAAACGCCATGTCCCTATTCGTAGCTACGAGGATCATCTCGCAAAGGTTGGTGAAGTTGTACTTCCTGCGGGACTCCCTACAGAAGCCCCCGATGTTACTCCTTTAATGGCAAAGCTAGATCAAGCATTATTCTTCGGTAACACAGTTGATTGTCCTTGGTCTAGTGAAGAGTTGCAAGCACTCTCTGCTTGGGGCGCTCAATATAAAGAAACAAGTGTACTATTCCCTGAAACTCCCTTTTATGGATACTTACAGACAAAGCTTTCCAGCGATGTCATTCTACTACTAAATCCTCTAGGCAAATCTACCCTTGTAGACCTGAAGCAGCAAGTACCACCTGCAAGCTATAGTTTTGCAGAAGTGAAACTGTTGCTAGGTGTTCTCAATGCACCTGAGAGTTGGCTAGAACAGATGCGAGTAGATTTACGTCTGACTCAGTGGGAATTTAGACAAAAGATTGAATGGGCAAATCAACAACTGCGGATTTATAGACTAAAACCTGCCTACTCCTACATTCAACCATTACCCCAAGATTCAGCACTCCCAACAGTTTCCAACCAAACCTTTGCACCCTTTGAGAACGAAAATTTTTCAGCCCGACGTATTCTAGGCAACCTGCGCCAGTGTCTCCAGCAAGCAGGCTATAACGAAACTAATATTTGCCAATTGCTAGGCGTTACCTCACAGCAACAAATTGAACCGACATATTTGCACTACTACGATCGCTATCTACTACCTCAATCTATATTAGGAGACTTGATTCGTCTGTTTTTGCTGCGGGGCGCATTTTCCCAAGCCAGATTACAAGAAATCTTTGGCGAAGAGGTATTCTCAACTTTATGTAGCTTGGGTATGTTAATTGGGCGTGGTGAACATTGGGCATCACGAGTGGATGTATTTGTTGTTGCAGGATTGTATGTGGCTACAGATCACCGCTACATGATTATGGCAGAAGATGAAGTTGATGAAGACGTTGTGATGTACGTCGGTATGGATAGTATGGGATTGGTTTATACTGCTCCTCAACATCCAGCCAATCGAGTTTTGGATCTCTGTTGTGGTAGCGGTATTCAAAGCTTAGTAGCCACTCGTTATAGTCAAGTGGCGATGGGAGTCGATATTAATCCTAGAGCAATTCGCTTCGCTCGGTTTAACGCTCAACTCAATGGCATATCTAATACTCACTTCTATCTAGGCGATCTCTACGAAGCGGTTTCTGGTGAATTCGATACCATTCTGGCAAATCCTCCCTTTGTTCCTAGTCCTAGTCAGCAATGTCGCTTCCGCGATGGAGGCGTCAGGGGTGAAGAGATTCTGATTCGGATCATTTCTGAAAGTGCCAACTACCTGACGCCTGATGGCAGACTATTTATTGTTACGGATCTGGTGAATATTAAAGAGTATGAGTCTAAACTGGAAAACTGGTGGCAAGGAGGCCCAGCCGATAAATTGCTGCTATGTACTGCCGATCGCAATGATATTTTATTCTCAGTTCCCCATTGCCATACCGCTTTTAATCAAACCTTGGAACAATACAACATTGAGTTAGACCAATGGCTACAAAACTTTCATACCACAGGTTTAAGGGCGGTTAACTTTGGTTACATTCTCATCTGTAGAGTCGATGCTACTCACACAGGTTCCTATTACAGCCGCACAATCCACAATCCGACTCAGCCAATTCACCAGCAGGTGCAGGAGTATTTCCAGCAACGGCAGTTATTAGCAAAAGTGCAGGTTCAAGATTACTTTTTAGCGTTGTCTGGTGATTTGCGCTTCCGAATGGAGACTAATCCCACAACGGGAGAGTGTGAAATCGAGTTATTTTCGCCGAATAACCCTTATTTCACGACTTACCCAATTAACCAACAAATGTATCACCTGTTGCAAAATATCAATCAACGCCAACCTAAATGGACAGCTTACGCAACGACAATTAATCAAGATTGGCTGTGTGAATTGATTTACAAAGGTATTCTTTATTTCACGCCTGAAGTGACTAATATTAAACGCGATCGGCGATTGACTCAGCCATCTTGCACAGAAGAATTGAAAATTGAAGAGTTGGAAACCAAAACTACTCCAACTTGTGTTTCGTCTTATCTACGTTAG
- a CDS encoding PAS domain S-box protein, producing the protein MTPESLADNELHTQIQYRLIEQISESERRYRELVENLREIVFKCDKAGNITLLNKAWTLTLGYSTPECLNHPIDDYLHAEDREVWLNFLAQLDTQKDLACWELRFHHQNTEIIWLELSARSEAQGEISGSLTNITERKRAQAALKEANAALQMRIEQLRVENRQRQQTEAILLESKEQLKRQKQQLEATLQELQRTQAKLIQAEKMSSLGQLVAGIAHEINNPINFIYGNIIHVNQYIQDLMDLVCLYQEYYSNPLSDIEEKIKNIDLNFLLDDLPKVMASMQIGADRIREIVLSLRNFSRLDEAEIKPVDIHEGINSTLMILQSRIKGIENCIPIQVLKDYGKLPKVECYAGQLNQVFMNLLSNAIDAVMSRYENEAIDRKQHQALQDGDGKLSAFTPMIQIYTEIVGDRYVAIRVIDNGIGMCEETKKRIFDPFFTTKPVGKGTGLGLSISYQIVVEKHGGILDCWSDVGQGTEFLIKLPIALS; encoded by the coding sequence ATGACACCAGAATCTTTAGCAGATAACGAACTGCATACACAGATTCAGTATCGTTTAATTGAACAGATATCAGAGTCAGAACGACGTTATCGAGAGTTAGTTGAGAATCTCCGTGAAATTGTATTTAAGTGTGATAAAGCAGGGAATATTACACTTTTGAATAAAGCTTGGACGCTGACTTTGGGCTATAGTACCCCAGAATGCTTAAATCATCCAATAGATGACTATCTCCATGCTGAGGATCGAGAGGTTTGGCTAAATTTTTTGGCTCAATTGGATACCCAAAAGGATCTTGCTTGTTGGGAATTACGCTTTCATCATCAAAATACAGAGATTATTTGGCTAGAATTATCAGCGCGTTCTGAAGCTCAAGGAGAAATTTCTGGCTCTTTAACGAACATTACCGAACGCAAACGGGCACAAGCGGCTCTCAAAGAAGCAAACGCAGCATTACAAATGCGAATTGAGCAGCTGCGAGTGGAGAACCGCCAACGTCAGCAAACAGAAGCAATACTTTTGGAATCAAAAGAACAGTTAAAGCGGCAAAAACAGCAGCTAGAAGCAACTTTGCAAGAACTGCAACGAACTCAAGCTAAACTGATTCAAGCAGAAAAAATGTCAAGTTTAGGACAGTTAGTTGCTGGAATTGCTCATGAAATTAATAACCCTATTAACTTTATTTACGGCAACATAATTCATGTCAATCAATATATCCAAGACTTGATGGATTTGGTATGTCTTTATCAAGAGTACTATTCTAATCCCCTGAGTGATATTGAGGAAAAGATAAAAAACATAGATTTGAATTTTCTCCTAGATGATTTGCCTAAAGTTATGGCTTCTATGCAAATAGGGGCAGATCGAATTCGTGAAATTGTACTTTCACTTCGCAATTTTTCCCGTCTAGATGAGGCAGAAATTAAACCTGTTGATATCCATGAAGGAATTAACAGTACTTTAATGATTTTACAAAGCCGTATCAAAGGTATTGAAAACTGCATTCCGATTCAGGTGCTTAAAGATTACGGCAAATTGCCAAAAGTCGAGTGCTATGCTGGACAACTGAATCAGGTGTTTATGAATTTACTCAGCAATGCAATTGATGCAGTGATGTCTCGTTATGAAAACGAAGCAATTGATAGAAAACAGCATCAGGCATTGCAAGACGGAGATGGGAAACTATCTGCCTTTACTCCCATGATTCAGATTTACACAGAAATTGTCGGCGATCGCTATGTTGCAATTCGGGTTATTGACAATGGAATTGGGATGTGTGAAGAAACCAAAAAGCGAATATTTGACCCATTTTTTACAACCAAACCCGTGGGTAAAGGAACAGGTTTAGGTCTTTCTATTAGTTACCAAATAGTTGTAGAAAAGCATGGTGGAATATTGGATTGTTGGTCAGATGTAGGCCAGGGGACAGAGTTTTTGATTAAGCTACCAATCGCACTTTCATAG
- a CDS encoding cysteine hydrolase yields the protein MNFLKTALILIGYQNDYFSPNGILYRVIEESSKVTNVISNTVHLLEHLASTPTLIITTPIFFTPNYEELIEPIGILKTIKESNAFQIGTPGSQTIEALHYFQNRILEVPGKRGFNAFINTNLDGILKEHRITDVVIAGAVTSICIDSTGRSAHEKGYHVTILSDCTSARTVFEQDFYCKNIFPLYADVMPHTELLSRLELTVSI from the coding sequence ATGAATTTTTTAAAAACAGCACTTATTTTAATTGGATACCAAAATGATTATTTTTCACCCAATGGTATTTTATATAGGGTGATTGAGGAATCCTCAAAAGTTACAAACGTTATATCCAATACTGTTCATCTACTTGAACATCTTGCTTCTACCCCTACATTGATCATCACAACTCCTATATTTTTCACACCTAACTATGAAGAATTAATCGAGCCGATTGGTATTCTTAAAACTATCAAAGAATCAAACGCTTTTCAGATCGGAACTCCAGGTTCACAAACAATTGAAGCCTTGCACTATTTCCAAAATAGAATTCTGGAGGTACCTGGTAAGCGTGGATTTAATGCCTTCATTAATACAAACCTTGATGGAATTCTCAAAGAACATCGGATTACAGATGTTGTGATAGCGGGTGCTGTTACATCTATATGTATTGATTCGACTGGAAGGTCTGCCCACGAAAAAGGTTATCATGTGACAATTCTGTCAGATTGCACTTCAGCTCGTACCGTATTTGAGCAAGATTTTTATTGCAAGAATATTTTTCCGCTCTATGCAGATGTTATGCCTCACACAGAACTACTTAGCCGTTTAGAGTTAACAGTTTCCATATAA
- a CDS encoding triacylglycerol lipase: protein MNTENRQHNPVLLVHGIEDTGAVFDKMAAHLRQQGWSVYTLDLVPNNGDAGLDVLAKQLADYVAANFGLEQPLDLIGFSMGGIVSRYYVQRLGGINRVQRFITISSPHHGTVIAYASQRRGCMQMRPNSVFIKDLNSDAAMLRHLNFTSIWTPYDLMIVPTSSSQLPIGKEVILPVALHSWMLADSRCLAAVATALTEPINPYPQFGYTHSFQKSPLGGGNI, encoded by the coding sequence ATGAACACTGAAAATCGGCAACATAATCCTGTTTTGTTAGTACATGGCATTGAGGATACAGGAGCAGTTTTTGACAAAATGGCGGCTCACTTGAGACAACAGGGGTGGTCTGTGTACACCCTGGATCTCGTGCCCAACAATGGTGATGCGGGTCTTGATGTATTAGCCAAGCAGCTAGCTGATTATGTGGCTGCCAACTTTGGCTTAGAGCAACCGCTAGATTTGATAGGCTTCAGCATGGGAGGAATTGTCAGCCGTTATTATGTTCAACGGCTGGGAGGTATTAACCGTGTGCAGCGGTTTATCACTATTTCTTCGCCTCATCATGGAACTGTAATAGCCTATGCTTCCCAGCGTCGTGGTTGTATGCAAATGCGGCCCAACAGCGTTTTTATCAAAGATTTAAATTCTGATGCTGCAATGTTAAGGCATCTGAATTTTACGTCTATATGGACACCTTATGATTTAATGATTGTGCCAACGAGTAGTTCACAATTGCCGATAGGAAAAGAAGTGATCTTACCAGTTGCACTGCATTCTTGGATGCTGGCAGACTCCAGATGTTTGGCAGCAGTAGCAACTGCCTTAACAGAACCGATTAACCCCTATCCCCAATTTGGGTATACTCATAGCTTCCAAAAATCGCCTCTGGGTGGCGGTAATATTTGA
- a CDS encoding glyoxalase, whose translation MSQTLFHLAFPVTDIAQTKAYYVDGLGCIPGRENPQALILNLYGHQLVAHVTREDLTRQRTIYPRHFGLIFTQERDWEDLLKKAQQQQLLFREEPKNRFVGSPLEHRTFFLEDPFYNLIELKYYRHPEAIFGSYEYTQIGDRG comes from the coding sequence ATGAGCCAAACTTTATTTCATCTGGCTTTCCCCGTGACTGATATTGCTCAGACAAAGGCTTATTATGTCGATGGATTGGGTTGTATCCCTGGTCGTGAAAACCCCCAAGCTTTAATTCTCAACCTCTACGGTCATCAATTGGTAGCTCACGTCACCAGAGAGGATTTAACACGCCAACGCACTATCTATCCCAGACACTTTGGGCTAATTTTTACCCAAGAGCGTGATTGGGAAGATTTACTAAAAAAGGCACAACAGCAACAGCTGCTTTTTCGTGAAGAACCCAAAAATCGCTTTGTTGGTTCTCCCCTAGAGCATCGCACTTTCTTTTTAGAAGATCCTTTTTACAACCTGATAGAACTCAAATATTACCGCCACCCAGAGGCGATTTTTGGAAGCTATGAGTATACCCAAATTGGGGATAGGGGTTAA